From a single Meles meles chromosome 21, mMelMel3.1 paternal haplotype, whole genome shotgun sequence genomic region:
- the VPS37D gene encoding vacuolar protein sorting-associated protein 37D translates to MYRARAARAGPEPGSPGRFGILSTGQLRDLLQDEPKLDRIVRLSRKFQGLQLEREACLASNYALAKENLALRPRLEMGRAALAIKYQELREVAESCADKLQRLEESVHRWSPHCALGWLQAELEEAEQEAEEQMEQLLLGEQSLEAFLPAFQRGRALAHLRRTQAEKLQELLRRRERSAQPAPTAAADPPKPFLAAAVLPTGAARGPPAVPRSLPPLDSRPVPPLKGSPGCPLGPAPLLSPRPSQPEPPHR, encoded by the exons ATGTACCGGGCCCGGGCGGCGCGGGCGGGGCCGGAGCCCGGCAGCCCGGGGCGCTTTGGGATCCTCAGCACCGGGCAGCTCCGGGACCTGCTTCAGGATGAGCCCAAGCTGGACCGGATCGTGCGGCTCAGCAGGAAG TTCCAGGGCCTGCAGCTGGAGCGTGAGGCATGCCTGGCCTCCAACTACGCACTAGCCAAGGAGAACCTGGCATTGCGGCCCCGCCTGGAGATGGGCCGGGCTGCCCTGGCCATCAAGTACCAGGAGCTTCGAGAGGTGGCCGAGAGCTGTGCGGACAAGCTGCAGCGACTGg AGGAGAGCGTGCATCGCTGGAGCCCGCACTGCGCGCTGGGCTGGCTGCAGGCCGAGCTGGAAGAGGCCGAGCAGGAGGCTGAG GAGCAGATGGAGCAGCTGCTGCTGGGCGAGCAGAGCCTGGAGGCCTTCCTGCCCGCCTTCCAGCGCGGCCGCGCCCTCGCCCACCTGAGGCGGACCCAGGCGGAGAAGCTGCAGGAGCTGCTGCGGCGCCGTGAGCGCTCTGCCCAGCCGGCCCCCACCGCTGCCGCGGACCCCCCCAAACCCTTCCTGGCCGCAGCCGTCCTGCCCACCGGGGCCGCCCGGGGGCCGCCTGCAGTGCcccggagcctgcctcccttGGACTCCCGCCCAGTGCCCCCCCTGAAGGGCTCCCCCGGGTGCCCCCTTGGCCCGGCCCCGCTGCTGAGCCCTCGGCCCTCGCAGCCAGAGCCCCCCCACCGGTAG
- the BUD23 gene encoding probable 18S rRNA (guanine-N(7))-methyltransferase — MAFRSKRPEHGGPPELFYDKNEARKYVRNSRMIDVQTRMAGRALELLCLPEGQPCYLLDIGCGSGLSGDYLSDEGHYWVGIDISPAMLDAALDRDTEGDLLLGDMGQGIPFKPGSFDGCISISAIQWLCNANKKSDIPAKRLYCFFSSLYSVLVRGARAVLQLYPENSEQLELITTQATKAGFTGGVVVDFPNSAKAKKFYLCLFSGPSTFLPKALNESNDEEEARESEFTRERVLHRMARRGLVRKSRQWVLEKKARRRRQGREVRPDTQYTGRRRKPRF; from the exons ATGGCGTTTCGCAGCAAGAGACCGGAGCACGGCGGGCCCCCGGAGCTG TTTTACGACAAGAATGAAGCCCGGAAATACGTGCGCAA CTCACGGATGATTGATGTCCAGACCAGGATGGCTGGGCGAGCTTTGGAGCTCCTTTGTCTGCCCGAGGGTCAGCCCTGTTACCTGTTGGATATTGG CTGTGGTTCTGGGCTGAGTGGAGATTATCTCTCGGATGAAGGGCACTACTGGGTAGGCATCGACATCAGCCCTGCCATGCTGG ATGCGGCCTTGGACCGAGACACTGAGGGAGACCTGCTTCTGGGGGACATGGGCCAGGGCATCCCCTTCAAACCAGGCTCCTTTGATGGATGTATCAG CATTTCTGCTATACAGTGGCTCTGTAACGCAAACAAGAAGTCGGACATCCCTGCCAAGCGCCTGTactgcttcttttcttctctgtactCTGTGCTG GTCCGTGGAGCCCGGGCCGTCCTGCAGCTGTACCCTGAGAACTCAGAGCAG CTGGAGCTCATCACGACCCAGGCCACCAAGGCTGGCTTCACCGGTGGTGTGGTGGTGGACTTCCCCAACAGCGCCAAGGCCAAGAA GTTCTACCTCTGCTTGTTTTCTGGGCCTTCAACCTTTCTGCCAAAG GCCCTGAACGAGAGCAACGACGAAGAGGAGGCCAGGGAGTCGGAGTTCACCAGGGAAAG GGTCCTACACAGGATGGCCAGGCGCGGGTTGGTGAGGAAGAGCCGCCAGTGGGTGCTGGAGAAGAAGGCGCGCCGCAGGCGGCAGGGCAG GGAGGTCAGACCGGACACCCAGTACACCGGCCGCAGGCGCAAGCCCCGCTTCTGA
- the DNAJC30 gene encoding dnaJ homolog subfamily C member 30, mitochondrial codes for MAAKRDLRCSRRLLWRLWLVPTAPQKPGCGLGLQVRTYSQGDRPYSRTALYELLGVPSTATQAQIKAAYYRQSFLYHPDRNSGSAEAAERFTRISQAYLVLGSATLRRKYDRGLLSDEDLRGPDVRPSKGPAGDARSPRARPPASWAHDRGQGAAGAGRTMFNFDAFYQAHYGEQLERERRQRARREALRKQQEDRAKKGFRWDETRDTTFVFLLLAAFVLIGFRF; via the coding sequence ATGGCAGCCAAGCGCGATCTGAGGTGTTCGCGGCGGTTACTGTGGAGGTTGTGGCTGGTCCCGACCGCTCCACAGAAGCCGGGATGCGGCCTGGGCCTACAAGTGAGGACTTACTCCCAGGGCGACCGCCCGTACTCGCGCACCGCGCTCTACGAGCTGCTCGGCGTCCCCTCCACGGCCACGCAGGCGCAGATCAAGGCAGCTTACTACCGGCAGAGCTTCCTCTACCACCCGGACCGCAACTCGGGGAGCGCCGAGGCTGCCGAGCGCTTCACGCGCATCTCCCAGGCCTACTTGGTGCTGGGCAGTGCCACCTTGCGTCGCAAGTATGACCGCGGCCTGCTCAGCGACGAGGACCTGCGCGGACCTGATGTCCGGCCCTCCAAGGGGCCCGCCGGCGATGCCCGCTCGCCCCGCGCCCGGCCACCTGCCTCTTGGGCCCACGACCGCGGTCAGGGCGCGGCGGGCGCCGGCCGCACCATGTTCAACTTCGACGCCTTCTACCAAGCGCACTACGGAGAGCAGCTGGAGCGCGAGCGGCGCCAGCGGGCCCGGCGAGAGGCCCTGCGCAAGCAGCAGGAGGACCGGGCCAAGAAGGGCTTCCGCTGGGACGAGACCCGAGACACGACTTTTGTGTTCCTTCTCCTCGCAGCCTTCGTCCTCATAGGCTTTCGTTTTTAA